The following are encoded in a window of Thalassotalea insulae genomic DNA:
- the thiS gene encoding sulfur carrier protein ThiS, with protein sequence MNIHINGQLLELVQAANTVADALTQYLTTENQQQSFAVALNGDFVGKADYHITQLKHGDCLDVLFPIQGG encoded by the coding sequence ATGAACATTCATATTAATGGCCAGTTACTTGAGCTGGTTCAGGCGGCGAATACCGTCGCTGATGCGTTAACTCAGTATTTAACGACTGAGAACCAACAACAAAGCTTTGCCGTTGCCTTAAATGGTGATTTTGTTGGTAAGGCTGATTACCACATTACACAGTTAAAGCATGGGGATTGTCTGGATGTGCTGTTCCCTATTCAGGGGGGTTAA
- the thiO gene encoding glycine oxidase ThiO: MKIDNLICSDVVSQPLHFAIVGAGLIGRLIAWRLAQQGHQVTLLDKDSKPAKQSAAYAAAGLLTPLGEAMHSDANIVEMGFESLSLWPKLLAELSGYTYFQQSGAIMVSHEQDISDFQRYARYLANHYAHYQCHKMSREQLLALEPELGRSFHSGLYLPQEGQIGNRKLLIALQQELEKLAVCWLEHASVSGINQQSNTSVVQFTQQGQLGQINCDFVIDCRGSGARKSQCSKQAFALNDLRAVRGELFQLLAPDVHLTRPVRLMHPRYQLYIAPKTHGYYVVGATEIESEDNAPMTVRSSMELLSAAYSVHPGFAEANIRQHISQLRPAFSDNQPKILISERVLQVNGLYRHGFLIAPVVLQQVLYAIEQMTRDSAIEPDASPYGRWLTISARENSAMEKESYEHSY; this comes from the coding sequence ATGAAAATCGATAACCTGATTTGCTCAGATGTAGTGAGTCAGCCGTTGCATTTTGCTATCGTTGGTGCAGGTCTTATCGGGCGTTTAATCGCCTGGCGTTTAGCCCAACAAGGTCATCAAGTGACCTTGTTGGATAAAGACAGTAAACCAGCGAAGCAAAGTGCAGCTTATGCAGCTGCTGGCTTATTGACGCCGTTGGGTGAGGCCATGCACAGCGACGCTAATATTGTTGAAATGGGTTTTGAATCGCTTAGCTTGTGGCCGAAGTTATTGGCTGAGCTTAGTGGTTACACTTATTTTCAACAAAGTGGTGCGATAATGGTCAGCCATGAGCAGGATATCAGTGATTTTCAGCGCTATGCCCGCTATCTTGCTAACCATTATGCTCACTACCAGTGTCACAAGATGAGTCGTGAACAATTACTGGCGCTAGAACCAGAACTTGGACGTAGCTTTCATTCTGGGCTGTATTTGCCTCAGGAGGGGCAAATCGGTAATCGTAAATTATTAATTGCCTTGCAGCAGGAGTTGGAGAAACTGGCGGTTTGCTGGTTGGAGCATGCCAGTGTTAGTGGTATTAACCAGCAGAGCAATACGAGTGTGGTGCAGTTTACACAGCAGGGGCAGCTAGGTCAGATTAACTGCGATTTTGTTATTGATTGTCGTGGTAGTGGTGCGAGAAAGTCACAATGTAGCAAGCAAGCGTTCGCGCTAAATGATTTACGAGCGGTGCGGGGGGAGCTATTTCAGTTATTGGCTCCTGATGTTCATTTAACTCGACCGGTGCGCTTAATGCACCCACGTTATCAGCTTTATATCGCACCGAAAACCCATGGCTATTATGTTGTTGGCGCGACAGAAATTGAAAGTGAAGATAATGCGCCGATGACAGTACGCTCATCGATGGAGCTACTTAGCGCGGCATACAGCGTCCATCCTGGGTTTGCAGAAGCGAATATCCGACAACATATCAGCCAGTTGCGTCCGGCGTTTAGTGATAATCAACCTAAGATCTTAATCAGTGAACGGGTGCTGCAGGTTAATGGCCTGTATCGTCACGGCTTTTTAATTGCTCCTGTGGTGTTGCAGCAGGTGCTGTATGCAATTGAGCAAATGACCAGGGACTCAGCGATTGAACCTGATGCTTCCCCTTATGGTCGCTGGTTGACGATTAGTGCACGGGAAAATAGTGCAATGGAAAAAGAGTCTTATGAACATTCATATTAA
- the thiC gene encoding phosphomethylpyrimidine synthase ThiC: MTQSQKSLSRRQRREQAQAFIHNVSGQSYPNSQKVYVKGKLHDIQVGMREISVGDTFVGGTEEQPIFEANEPIRVYDTSGVYTDPEVSVDVHQGLPKLRAEWITRRGDSETLDGASSGYSQQRLADEGLDHIRFDNLPKVRKAKAGKNVTQMHYARQGIITPEMEYIAIRENTKRAEMKDEILKHQHPGESFGANIPSEITAEFVRQEVAEGRAIIPANINHPECEPMIIGRNFLIKVNSNIGNSAVSSSIEEEVEKLVWSTKWGADTVMDLSTGRYIHETREWIIRNSPVPIGTVPIYQALEKVNGVAEDLTWEVFRDTLIEQAEQGVDYFTIHAGVLLRYVPMTAKRVTGIVSRGGSIMAKWCLSHHKENFLYTHFEEICEICKAYDVSFSLGDGLRPGSIADANDEAQFSELHTLGELTKIAWQHDVQVMIEGPGHVPLHMVKANMEEQLKHCHEAPFYTLGPLTTDIAPGYDHITSGIGAANIGWYGCAMLCYVTPKEHLGLPNKEDVKEGLITYKIAAHAGDLAKGHPGAQIRDNALSKARFEFRWHDQFNLGLDPERARAYHDETLPQESGKIAHFCSMCGPKFCSMKITQDVRDYAAKLEAGEQIQVKLVDETVTAQAQSLEQAIAGMAEKSAEFKATGSEIYHQAKELAAIDGDENR, encoded by the coding sequence ATGACTCAGTCACAAAAATCACTTTCTCGACGTCAACGTCGGGAACAGGCACAGGCATTTATTCATAATGTCTCTGGTCAAAGTTACCCCAATTCACAAAAAGTATACGTCAAAGGAAAATTACACGATATTCAGGTTGGTATGCGTGAAATTAGCGTCGGTGATACCTTTGTTGGCGGTACTGAAGAGCAACCGATATTTGAAGCGAATGAGCCGATCAGAGTTTACGACACCTCCGGAGTATATACAGATCCAGAAGTATCGGTCGATGTTCATCAAGGCTTACCTAAACTGCGGGCTGAATGGATCACTCGCCGTGGTGACAGTGAAACACTTGACGGTGCGAGTTCAGGCTATTCGCAGCAACGATTAGCGGATGAAGGACTAGATCATATTCGTTTTGATAATTTACCTAAGGTTCGTAAAGCCAAAGCAGGTAAAAATGTCACGCAAATGCATTATGCTCGGCAGGGAATTATTACCCCAGAAATGGAGTATATTGCCATTCGTGAAAATACCAAACGCGCTGAAATGAAAGACGAAATACTCAAGCATCAGCATCCAGGCGAAAGTTTTGGTGCCAATATCCCAAGTGAAATTACTGCTGAATTTGTACGTCAGGAAGTTGCTGAAGGTCGTGCAATCATTCCGGCAAATATCAATCACCCGGAATGTGAACCTATGATCATTGGCCGTAACTTCTTGATCAAGGTGAATTCAAATATCGGCAATTCCGCGGTCAGTTCATCAATAGAAGAAGAAGTTGAAAAACTGGTATGGTCAACTAAATGGGGTGCCGATACGGTGATGGATTTATCAACCGGCCGTTATATTCATGAAACCCGCGAATGGATCATCCGAAATTCACCGGTGCCTATCGGTACAGTACCGATTTACCAGGCATTAGAGAAGGTCAATGGCGTCGCTGAAGATCTTACCTGGGAAGTATTCCGAGATACCTTGATTGAGCAGGCAGAGCAAGGGGTGGATTATTTCACGATCCATGCCGGGGTGTTATTGCGCTATGTGCCGATGACGGCGAAACGAGTAACTGGCATTGTCTCGCGTGGTGGTTCGATCATGGCGAAATGGTGTTTATCTCACCATAAAGAAAATTTTCTCTATACCCATTTTGAAGAGATTTGTGAGATTTGTAAGGCCTATGATGTTTCATTTTCTCTAGGCGATGGTTTGCGTCCGGGTTCTATTGCTGATGCCAATGATGAAGCACAGTTTAGCGAATTACATACCTTAGGAGAATTAACAAAAATTGCCTGGCAGCACGACGTCCAGGTAATGATTGAAGGCCCGGGGCATGTACCATTGCATATGGTTAAAGCGAATATGGAAGAGCAGCTTAAACATTGTCATGAAGCGCCGTTTTATACTTTAGGGCCACTGACCACAGATATCGCGCCAGGTTATGATCATATTACTTCCGGTATAGGTGCGGCAAATATTGGTTGGTATGGTTGTGCGATGCTCTGTTATGTCACGCCGAAAGAGCATTTGGGGTTACCGAATAAAGAGGATGTTAAAGAAGGGCTGATCACATATAAAATAGCCGCCCATGCTGGCGATCTGGCGAAAGGCCATCCGGGTGCTCAAATTCGTGACAATGCCTTATCGAAAGCGCGTTTCGAATTTAGATGGCATGACCAATTTAATCTCGGTCTAGATCCAGAGCGTGCAAGGGCTTACCACGATGAAACCTTGCCGCAGGAATCAGGTAAAATTGCCCACTTTTGCTCGATGTGCGGACCAAAATTTTGCTCGATGAAGATCACTCAGGATGTGCGGGACTATGCTGCTAAGCTTGAAGCTGGCGAGCAGATCCAGGTGAAATTAGTCGATGAAACTGTAACGGCGCAAGCTCAGAGTCTTGAACAGGCGATTGCTGGCATGGCAGAAAAATCAGCAGAATTCAAAGCGACAGGTAGTGAAATTTACCATCAGGCGAAGGAATTAGCGGCAATAGACGGCGATGAAAATCGATAA
- a CDS encoding M1 family metallopeptidase, whose product MKLKSSTLLLSAALACIQIPAISWADNLFGTANNGSRQDVLRGSITPERAWWDLSHYDLAIKVDPKKRTIAGTNTMSYRVVAPQSDIQIELQAPMKLTKVTQNGEVLTVKKDGYSYFITPNAQQTLGSTQSLVMHFSGQPTVAKKAPWDGGITWSKDNNGNDFIASSNQGIGASIWWPNKDHGYDEPDNGVDIRVEVPEHLVDVSNGRLIETTHNKNAKTKTYHWRVINPINNYGVNLNIGDYVHFGEKYQGEKGQLDMDYWVLRDNLAKAKKQFKDAKRTVEALEYWFGPYPFYEDSYKLVEAPYLGMEHQSSVTYGNGYQNGYLGRDRSDAGPGMLFDFIIVHESGHEWFANNVTSKDIADMWIHESFTNYAESLFLEYHYGKETAFKYTRGQRLNIQNQQPIIGQYNIHSEGSSDMYDKGGNMLHTIRQLVNDDKKWREILRGIGKTFYHQTVTTTQIENFISEQAGIDLSKVFDQYLRDNRIPTLEYYLKDDKIRLRWNNVKPGFDMPVRAFINGEAIWLSPTTHWSEVTINHKNPSIKVDSNFYVSSLNIQG is encoded by the coding sequence ATGAAATTAAAATCGAGTACTTTACTGCTAAGCGCGGCATTAGCCTGTATACAAATTCCAGCAATTAGTTGGGCTGATAATCTATTCGGCACAGCAAACAATGGCTCCAGACAAGATGTACTGCGTGGTTCTATTACCCCTGAACGCGCCTGGTGGGATTTAAGTCATTATGATTTAGCAATAAAAGTTGATCCAAAAAAACGTACCATTGCCGGTACCAATACTATGTCGTACCGGGTCGTTGCGCCACAATCAGATATTCAAATTGAGTTACAAGCACCGATGAAACTAACTAAGGTCACACAAAATGGTGAAGTGCTTACGGTAAAAAAAGATGGTTACAGCTATTTTATTACCCCTAATGCTCAACAAACGCTTGGTTCGACTCAATCATTAGTGATGCACTTTTCCGGTCAGCCAACCGTTGCCAAAAAAGCACCTTGGGATGGCGGCATCACCTGGAGTAAAGATAATAACGGCAACGATTTTATTGCCTCAAGTAATCAGGGCATTGGTGCCAGCATCTGGTGGCCAAATAAAGATCACGGTTATGATGAACCGGATAACGGCGTTGATATTCGCGTGGAAGTGCCTGAACATTTAGTCGATGTTTCCAATGGTCGCTTGATTGAAACCACTCACAACAAAAACGCCAAAACCAAAACTTATCACTGGCGTGTTATTAACCCAATTAACAATTATGGCGTGAATCTCAATATCGGCGACTACGTTCATTTTGGCGAAAAATATCAGGGTGAAAAAGGCCAGCTTGATATGGACTACTGGGTGTTGCGCGATAACTTAGCAAAAGCGAAAAAGCAATTTAAAGACGCTAAACGCACCGTCGAAGCGCTAGAGTACTGGTTTGGCCCGTATCCATTCTATGAAGACAGTTATAAATTGGTAGAAGCGCCTTACTTGGGCATGGAGCATCAAAGCTCAGTCACTTATGGCAATGGTTACCAAAATGGCTATTTAGGTCGAGATCGTAGTGACGCAGGACCTGGGATGTTATTCGATTTTATAATTGTCCATGAATCTGGCCACGAATGGTTTGCTAACAATGTCACCAGTAAAGATATTGCGGATATGTGGATCCATGAGAGCTTTACTAACTACGCTGAAAGCTTATTCCTTGAATATCATTATGGTAAAGAGACCGCGTTCAAATATACCCGAGGCCAGCGACTTAACATCCAGAACCAGCAGCCAATAATCGGCCAATACAATATTCACAGCGAAGGTTCCAGTGACATGTACGATAAAGGCGGCAACATGTTACACACCATCCGTCAGCTAGTTAATGACGATAAAAAATGGCGTGAAATATTGCGTGGTATAGGTAAAACGTTTTACCATCAAACAGTGACCACAACACAAATAGAAAACTTTATCAGCGAGCAAGCCGGTATCGACTTAAGCAAGGTCTTTGACCAATACTTACGAGATAACCGCATACCAACATTAGAATATTACCTTAAAGACGATAAAATTCGCCTGCGCTGGAATAATGTTAAGCCTGGTTTTGATATGCCAGTTCGCGCTTTCATTAATGGCGAAGCAATTTGGTTGTCACCAACCACTCACTGGTCTGAAGTAACGATAAACCACAAAAATCCAAGCATAAAAGTCGACAGTAACTTCTATGTTTCTAGCCTAAATATTCAGGGCTAA
- a CDS encoding tetratricopeptide repeat protein, which produces MFTLMWLICYPISANEKVDTPKSALHKISSVCLTSPFDCLENIDSTIEMVPPKSRVYFQILQYKYEALLNLQHMERLYNETKYWLNQPELPFLFQISNAIYFAKAALRMGDQQGSITSYRFAKSLLGQMNNEYPSPLRLVQFANLQMQLSEFQQAYKLLLSLKQKYPKSPDIHFMLELNGNLGHAANQLGKTEQALTHWQESVKWAEQFGNKQQLAVVLFNLADIYEQLQQYPQAQQNFTESVKVAYQAGDKIKANQANYHLVRVLAKQHRFCQALALYRTLDKEILPSKPIYPFNDLPQILTNCTTAQKVN; this is translated from the coding sequence ATGTTCACATTGATGTGGCTCATTTGTTACCCCATATCCGCCAATGAAAAAGTTGATACTCCGAAAAGCGCACTTCATAAGATTTCATCCGTCTGTCTAACTTCACCATTTGACTGCTTGGAAAATATTGACTCCACCATTGAAATGGTGCCGCCAAAAAGCCGAGTATACTTTCAAATATTACAATATAAATATGAAGCGCTTTTAAATTTACAGCATATGGAACGGTTATATAATGAAACTAAATACTGGCTCAACCAACCAGAGTTGCCATTTTTATTTCAAATTTCAAACGCTATTTATTTCGCCAAGGCGGCATTAAGAATGGGAGATCAGCAAGGCAGCATTACCAGTTATCGCTTTGCGAAATCCTTACTTGGCCAGATGAACAATGAATACCCTTCGCCATTACGTTTAGTGCAGTTTGCCAATTTACAAATGCAATTATCAGAGTTCCAACAGGCCTATAAGTTATTGCTATCATTAAAACAGAAATACCCTAAAAGCCCCGATATCCACTTTATGCTAGAACTCAACGGCAATTTAGGCCATGCTGCCAATCAGCTCGGTAAAACCGAACAGGCGCTTACTCATTGGCAAGAATCAGTTAAATGGGCAGAGCAATTTGGCAATAAACAACAGCTTGCCGTTGTGCTATTTAATCTCGCTGATATTTATGAACAGCTACAGCAGTACCCTCAGGCACAACAAAATTTTACAGAGTCAGTAAAAGTGGCTTATCAAGCCGGTGATAAAATTAAGGCGAATCAAGCTAATTATCACTTAGTCAGGGTGCTAGCTAAACAACATAGGTTCTGTCAGGCACTGGCGCTTTATCGTACTCTAGATAAGGAGATACTACCGAGTAAGCCGATATATCCATTTAATGACTTGCCACAAATTTTAACTAACTGCACTACAGCACAAAAAGTTAATTGA
- a CDS encoding tetratricopeptide repeat protein: protein MRIAICRKKALLLYGLLVIFLWLSNSRVLAGQTKKNPSTNPLKKITAICLHSPFDCLANVDQVLQQVPSNSRVYFEVLQYKYEALFNLQKDQQLYQETRKWINRTDLPFLFQITNAIYFAKTALAFDDIEASKQSKLFAKSLLGQMNKEYPSPIRIVQFANLLMVLEEYQPAYQLLTKLVEKHPNSPDSRFMLELHGNMGHVANYLNQPKQALMHWLETVKWAEIFGNKQQMAVVYFNLANTYVRLNKYSAANDNFNKAIITASEAGDLIKANQARYHLANVLIKQQQYCQTHAIITQIDEDNLPANYQLQNLTTNLKLCK from the coding sequence ATGAGAATAGCCATTTGTCGAAAAAAAGCCTTGTTACTATATGGATTATTAGTGATTTTCCTATGGTTAAGTAATTCTCGGGTACTGGCCGGACAAACGAAAAAAAACCCATCAACAAATCCGTTAAAAAAAATCACCGCTATCTGTTTACACTCGCCATTTGACTGTCTCGCTAATGTTGATCAAGTACTGCAACAAGTTCCGTCTAACAGCCGAGTTTACTTTGAAGTGTTGCAATACAAGTATGAAGCGTTATTTAATCTGCAAAAAGATCAGCAGCTTTATCAGGAAACTCGGAAGTGGATTAACCGAACTGACCTACCGTTTTTGTTTCAAATCACTAATGCTATTTACTTTGCTAAAACAGCATTAGCCTTTGACGATATTGAAGCTAGTAAGCAAAGTAAATTATTTGCTAAATCACTGTTAGGGCAGATGAATAAAGAATACCCGTCTCCAATTCGTATTGTCCAGTTTGCTAATTTATTGATGGTATTAGAAGAATATCAACCAGCCTATCAGTTACTAACGAAATTAGTGGAAAAACACCCAAACAGTCCGGATAGCCGTTTTATGTTGGAACTTCATGGCAATATGGGGCATGTTGCCAATTACTTAAATCAACCTAAGCAAGCATTAATGCACTGGCTCGAAACGGTAAAATGGGCGGAAATTTTTGGTAATAAACAACAAATGGCAGTGGTATATTTTAATCTTGCGAATACCTATGTTCGACTGAACAAATACTCCGCAGCGAATGATAACTTCAATAAAGCAATTATTACAGCCTCCGAAGCGGGCGACCTGATCAAGGCCAATCAAGCAAGGTATCATCTGGCGAATGTGTTGATAAAACAACAACAATATTGTCAAACTCATGCGATTATCACGCAAATCGACGAAGACAATTTACCCGCGAATTATCAACTACAAAACCTGACCACTAACCTCAAGCTATGTAAATAG
- a CDS encoding helix-turn-helix transcriptional regulator — translation MRKAERLFQLITLLRGRRLAVTASKLAEILEVSERTIYRDIQALMLSGVPIEGEAGVGYRLDARFELPPLMFTSEELLALLVGSKMVQTWGDSALAVGANSALDKITAILPDKLKGNNQHSPIVVPDYFKNTELALLSQQLRSAITEQKQLAIEYTDVNQQLSQRTIEPLGLVYWGAKWTLVAYCQLRSAYREFRIDRIQSCQKLSQSFELANEKNLTHYLQVMEAANG, via the coding sequence ATGCGCAAGGCGGAACGATTATTTCAATTGATCACTTTATTGAGAGGTCGTCGTCTTGCTGTCACCGCAAGTAAACTGGCTGAAATCCTTGAGGTATCAGAGCGGACAATTTATCGGGATATCCAGGCCTTAATGCTTTCCGGTGTGCCAATTGAAGGGGAAGCAGGGGTTGGCTATCGGCTTGACGCTAGGTTCGAACTACCTCCTTTAATGTTTACCAGTGAGGAATTATTGGCCTTGCTAGTTGGCTCAAAAATGGTACAAACATGGGGAGATAGTGCGTTAGCCGTTGGTGCAAATTCCGCATTGGATAAAATTACCGCAATATTGCCAGATAAACTGAAAGGTAATAATCAGCACTCACCTATTGTGGTGCCAGATTATTTTAAAAATACAGAGTTAGCTCTACTTAGCCAGCAATTACGTAGTGCAATAACTGAGCAAAAACAGTTAGCTATAGAATATACAGATGTTAACCAGCAACTGTCACAGCGAACCATAGAACCCTTGGGATTGGTCTATTGGGGGGCTAAATGGACTTTAGTCGCTTATTGCCAGTTACGATCGGCATACCGAGAATTTCGCATTGATCGTATCCAGTCTTGTCAAAAATTATCCCAGTCTTTTGAGTTAGCAAATGAAAAGAATTTAACGCATTATCTGCAAGTTATGGAAGCGGCTAATGGTTAA
- a CDS encoding antibiotic biosynthesis monooxygenase family protein has product MTNVVEIVNFTLAKGYTKDDFLAANQPMDEFLREQKGMLYRSLCEKADGRFIDIVYWQDMAAAQQGQQAFRQSPQCQQMVQCIEKESVQLEHVNVLASFGCDGG; this is encoded by the coding sequence ATGACGAACGTTGTAGAAATTGTTAATTTTACTTTGGCAAAAGGTTATACCAAGGATGATTTTTTAGCGGCTAATCAGCCGATGGATGAATTTTTAAGAGAGCAAAAAGGCATGCTGTACCGCTCTTTGTGTGAAAAAGCAGATGGTCGCTTTATCGATATTGTTTATTGGCAGGATATGGCAGCAGCGCAGCAGGGGCAACAGGCTTTTCGCCAGTCACCACAATGCCAGCAAATGGTACAGTGTATTGAGAAAGAATCGGTTCAACTTGAACATGTTAACGTGCTAGCATCATTCGGTTGTGATGGTGGGTAA
- a CDS encoding serine hydrolase domain-containing protein produces MDYRAPDVLLNRKTFFTNLLLVLFLAACGNSSNSSSQHNVVIDPKEVVDTLPLSEQVDQYLADNFSASDAGIAVLVAEGENKIYQGQAGLANKAENLTVDQDTPFRLASVSKPFTAIAVFILIEQGKLTLSDSILTYLPELDPSWKQVTIASLLSHQSGIPNFFTDEFISALGWDWLEGLDNQRVLEYFINHPELEFSPNSQAQYSNTNFSLLATIIERVSGKSFSHFMTEQLFSPLALANSYVIDQGTEHLVNEALNYGESYLMYGTELYINGASGQVSSANDLWRLLNALIAQQIISEYSLDLMLSIQSTFSDGSHYGFGWGVDEMTQSNQLYVFHDGSNDGFKSQIALVKDSGLMVIILSNAGDSAEDKVAGILALIVNHYQLD; encoded by the coding sequence GTGGATTATCGAGCACCTGACGTTTTATTAAACCGTAAAACTTTTTTTACCAACTTATTATTAGTGTTATTTCTTGCTGCTTGCGGAAATAGTAGCAATTCCAGTTCACAACATAATGTGGTGATAGATCCTAAAGAGGTTGTTGATACTCTGCCATTATCAGAGCAAGTCGATCAATATTTAGCCGACAATTTTTCTGCGTCTGATGCAGGAATTGCGGTGCTGGTGGCTGAAGGCGAAAATAAAATTTATCAAGGACAGGCTGGACTGGCGAATAAAGCTGAAAATTTGACGGTTGATCAAGACACACCATTTCGATTGGCATCTGTGAGTAAACCTTTTACCGCTATTGCGGTGTTTATCTTAATTGAGCAAGGTAAACTGACACTTAGTGATTCTATTTTAACATATTTACCTGAATTAGACCCAAGCTGGAAGCAAGTCACAATTGCCAGTTTACTTAGCCATCAGTCCGGTATCCCGAACTTTTTTACTGACGAGTTTATTTCTGCTCTCGGCTGGGATTGGCTGGAGGGGCTAGATAATCAACGGGTGCTTGAATACTTTATCAATCACCCTGAACTCGAATTTTCGCCAAATAGTCAGGCACAATACAGTAATACTAATTTTTCATTGTTGGCGACTATTATTGAACGTGTTAGCGGCAAGAGTTTCTCTCACTTTATGACTGAACAGCTGTTTTCACCATTAGCCTTAGCCAATAGCTACGTTATTGATCAAGGTACTGAGCATTTAGTTAATGAAGCACTAAATTATGGAGAAAGTTACTTAATGTATGGCACTGAACTTTATATTAACGGTGCCAGTGGACAGGTTTCTTCGGCTAATGATTTATGGCGATTACTGAATGCCTTGATAGCACAACAAATCATTAGCGAGTATTCACTTGATTTAATGTTAAGTATTCAATCAACGTTTAGTGATGGTAGCCATTATGGTTTTGGTTGGGGAGTGGATGAAATGACTCAGAGTAATCAATTGTATGTATTCCATGATGGCTCAAATGACGGTTTTAAATCACAAATAGCGCTGGTAAAAGACTCGGGTTTAATGGTGATCATTCTATCCAATGCCGGGGATTCAGCAGAAGATAAAGTAGCTGGCATATTGGCGCTAATTGTCAACCATTACCAATTGGATTAA
- a CDS encoding helix-turn-helix domain-containing protein → MSLTLLQSTILFGGIHGIILAFILLADRRLTHKTAVSYLSAFVGVFSLLMLRNIAEMTEFSVKFSFLFTLSSALVPLLGPSLYLFVVRMVKQTSARNHLEYYHFLPAAGYLLFLVIAGLGFDIVDRTQLKNYPTLMIFVSVLQAVILLLLFAYIICSTHLLYQAKQTAKNYYAGNEQVSLKFLFILLSVIAIITLIWLIFFSADIELFKQARSQQALELFWLSISLSIFILGYYCLLHPQLFNLVIPKTSESYLHKDEQQLIAQQQALVALMEQEKPYLDPQLNLQQLAEKLAMKPKELTYIINHRLNRTFYELINQYRIEQIKRRLQQPQSAREKLEIIAYESGIKSSSTFNRLFKQYVNMSPKEYRAQFS, encoded by the coding sequence ATGTCTCTTACCTTATTACAATCAACTATATTGTTTGGCGGTATCCACGGCATTATACTCGCGTTCATTCTGTTAGCTGACCGACGCCTTACCCATAAAACAGCGGTAAGTTATTTAAGTGCATTTGTTGGCGTATTCTCTTTATTAATGTTAAGAAATATCGCTGAAATGACAGAATTTAGCGTCAAATTCTCATTTTTATTTACCTTAAGTAGTGCTCTAGTGCCTTTATTAGGGCCTAGTTTGTATTTATTTGTTGTACGTATGGTTAAGCAAACGTCAGCACGCAATCACTTAGAGTACTATCATTTTTTACCTGCCGCGGGATATCTATTATTTTTAGTGATTGCTGGATTAGGTTTTGACATTGTCGATCGCACTCAATTGAAGAATTATCCGACCCTGATGATATTTGTTAGTGTGCTGCAAGCGGTGATTTTATTGTTACTATTTGCTTATATTATTTGTAGTACTCACCTTTTGTATCAGGCAAAGCAAACGGCTAAAAATTATTATGCTGGCAATGAACAAGTAAGTCTTAAATTTTTATTTATTTTACTATCTGTTATCGCCATCATTACGCTGATTTGGTTAATATTTTTCAGCGCTGATATAGAGTTATTTAAACAGGCTCGCTCGCAACAAGCATTAGAGCTGTTTTGGTTGTCGATCAGTTTATCTATTTTCATACTCGGCTACTATTGCCTACTGCATCCGCAATTATTTAATTTGGTGATCCCCAAGACATCAGAATCCTATTTGCATAAAGATGAACAACAGCTGATAGCTCAGCAGCAGGCGTTAGTCGCTTTGATGGAACAAGAAAAACCTTATCTTGACCCTCAGCTAAATTTGCAGCAACTTGCTGAAAAGCTAGCGATGAAACCTAAAGAACTGACTTATATTATTAATCATCGGTTGAATAGAACGTTTTATGAATTGATTAATCAGTATCGAATAGAGCAGATAAAACGTCGCTTACAACAACCACAAAGTGCTCGTGAAAAGCTAGAAATTATAGCTTATGAATCAGGGATAAAATCTTCATCTACCTTTAATCGCTTATTCAAGCAGTATGTCAATATGTCACCAAAAGAGTATCGGGCGCAGTTTTCTTAG